The genomic region GAGCCTTTCTCCCCTTTTGGGTTAGCAGTATTGCCACTCCCTTTTCGTGTTTGTCATTTACATCCGTATTCCCAGAATATATCATTAGCTGTTGGTCACCTACTCGGGTTGATCCACTACCATTCCATCTTGTTTCGCTTAGTCCGACAATGTCTAATTTGTACTTATCAATCTCTTGGCTTACCTGCTCCAATTTGCCGGTTTCGTGTAGGGTTCTTACATTCCATGCACCTATAAATATGTTCTCTCTTATGtctatttcatgtttatctttcgtTTTTGCTCTATTTCTATTTTCGTCCTTGCTCAATTCCTTTTTCTGTGCCTTGTCTGTCGTGATTTGTgcttttgtttgtgtattttcgTCTTCTGTTAGTTTTTTGGATTTCCCTGGTCTTCTTCTAGCTGATTGCTGTATTGATTCCATTTGTGTGTTTTTCCatctattattaatttattatattttattgtaacacTTTTACCCTTATTAATTTCTTCATTTgcgacttgtcttatttttttctgtgtttgtagttcttcttttgttatgtcattatttatatatatatactttATTGCCTTTTATGTGTTTTAGTTTAGCTTTATTTTGCATGATCTTTTCTTTTTCAAACTTGTTCTGTAGTttgaccaaacatgttttttctcccAGTTTGATAACTTCTTCGATTTGAACAttgatattcatttctttttccaTGAAGTTTCCTACTGTTTGTTTCAGTGCATTTCTATCGATTGTATCTATTGGCAAGCCTTgtattacaacattatttactttcCTTTCCTTTTCTAGTCTTTGTACACGTATTTTCATATCGTTTAGTTCTTTTTTCATTTCTTCCTTCTCCTTGTGTTTAGTTTGGTTTTCTTGTTTAACTTTCTCCAATTCTGTTTTCAGGTCGTTTAATTCCTCCCAGTACTTTCTCTGTTCATTCTTTATCTCTTTTACTTCCgttgttaaattttttgtttctgtGGTTAAGTCATGCatcattttaataatttgatcGAGCTTATTATCTTCGTTACGGGTTTTGTTAGGCGATCTAgacacttttttacttttttggaacaattcttcctcttcttctctgTTCCTCTTTCTATGGTCTTCTGATGTGTCGTCGTCCGAATCCACTTTGTATCTATCCATTATTTTTACCGGTGTTAACAAATTCGAAGCCATTTTTTGTGGCGCAGCGTGCATGTATTACTCACTCCCGTTACTTAATAGTCCAATCGGTGTTTTGTCACTGTTCGGTTTGCGAAAAAGTGCCGGGCCCGCCTCAAAAGCGCGGAGGCTCTTCACCTTATCAAACCTAAATAGTTACTGTTATTTATAGTTCGTTAATTTGCATAcgatatttttgttctttcccaATAAATATAAGAAATTGTACACATACAGATTATTTTCACTTACTTATATTCACTCCCGTTACTTAATAGTCCAATCGTTATTTTGTAACAGTTTGGTTTGCGAAAAAGTGGCGAGCCCGCCTCGATGGCTCAAAATCAAGTCAGAACTAATTAGTTTCTGGTTTTTATAGTTCTTTAATTTGCAAGCGATATTTTTGTTCTATTCAATAAATGTAGATATAAGAAATTGTACTTACAAATTATTCTGCTTGTTTTCTTGGCTCACTTTCTGCACAATTTCACTTTGTCACTTTATGGTTTCTTTGGCGCTTTAAAAGCTTTTTAATTATAGCCGTAATAATCACAAAACTTGATAAAAGTTACGAGCACTCATAAACACGTCTTACCAATTCAATTAGAGATGGGACAATTCCTTAATAAGTTATAAtaacattaaatttacttttttagtaaaacGTAACCATAAATAacctgttttaattttttttattgataaagaGCCATTAAGACTAATAATTCTATTTAAATTCGTTTGTCAATAACACGGTTTAAGaccaaaaaagtattttatttagtagGTGGCTTGGTCCCTTCTTGGTTTGATAGCGAACACCCAAATTCCATATTCATTAAACACACCCTAAATGGACCGTTTGATGAAGTAAATGTTGGTAAGAGTATTGTAAAGTTTGGTGACAACAAAaagcttaaaaaatatatatggaGGACCAATAGTACTGAGCATAAAAAAATCAGGATATAAAGAAACTTTTTCAATATATTCCTCTCATAAACCAGCAGTTTTATCTCAGTATTATTGGAATCAGTACACGTAACATTGAACAAGACTATAACCAAGTTGATAAAGCATAGGAAGTAGACAGGGATGATGAAAcagatgttttttttaataaaaaataatattgtaggtaTATTCTTGATTTTAGAATGATTCATTTTGTTATTTTCAAAAAGGTCATAAGccacatttatttgtttaataaattttttcttaacaAATGCAGTTTCATTTTGTatctttctttaaaaaaatatatttaataatttattatgcatGTAAGGAATTAAGGTAAACATTATAAGATATAAAAATATGATTTCAGGATTTAGTCAAAACCTTTAAACGTGATTTACTCAAAACTTTTCAAATGAGGCTTAGGTCCCTTATTGCCCCGAGCCCTTCAATTGTGGTTGTGGTTAAAAGTTTTCTGTCTGTACCCATTCtttgcaacaccatttcgttcgtaatatgatcggtccactgtattttcaaaattcttctaaaaagCCTCATCTCAAAAGCTTTCAGCATTCTCATTAAGTTTACATTAACAGTCCAACAACAATAACAGTCCTTCGACagcataaagaagaatagagtgtacaaaacattttaccatccgatattggatttgcagattgagtctttggtaaCACAGAAATACCctcatcttaaaaaaaatctgTAATCGAGTAGAACCAGGGATACAAATGATATTTTACATTTGAAGTAAATCTCTTGTTTATCTTACAACCAATGTACCAAACGGCGAATTCGttcaaataaaatataaaatattcctCACAAAAAATCTTTGCTTACTATGAAAAAGAACATATAATAAGATTATCGTTAAAAGCTCTTCAGCAGATTTTGGAGAAATAAAGGAAAAGTGCACTCAAGTTAGTTTTTGTTAAGAAACTATTAGAGCTACTCCAAGCTAAGGATATTATTTAGTTTAAGGCCATTGTGAAGATCTTTCAGTGGCCACTAGAGTCTATTATAAGAACCCCATACTTTAGTTTTGTAATGCCTTGTAATCATATGATAAAAGAAAAAGAACTGCAGCTTTAGGATAAGAGTTTCTTACAAAATATAAATAGTCTATAGCtatattagaccagtaaggatctgtgaaaaaacgtctatttttggatgtgagaggtggcattcggatttttgcagataaagttaggtgacaccttcagtaataataattgacttatgctccttctcaaatatgcccggaacattaataaaaaaattaatatatttaaaaatttcgaaaaacgtcgatttttttctgctttctttcttgcttataactttaaaacgattcgttttggaacaaagtcgtagaaaaataaaataaagataattgaattttgtatgatatatgactggtcaaaaatgtcttaacgtattaccttttctgcaatatagcaataaatacaaaataagggggcaaaatacgcctgttgttattcaatgtttttaaccactttggtggcacttagaaccttagtaattcgcttaggaaattctttgtaacatacttaaaccatgtaccaaatttcattaaaaacgacctaatagattttgcataataaatttgcaatctaaatgtttttaaaaaagttcaaattttttaaaatctttctgaacaaaaagtagaccatttagaagttgtctaatttttttttacatataaagaggtgctctacctatctaatacactttacagaattaaaatcggattatttaagggctggcaatgttttaaacttataaacaattttttggcttataaacaaatagctttgtttaataataaaaaaattaatttttagcaatgcaaataattaaaaccggtataatttaacttaaactttcaaatgctgtcagcagaattgctattttattttttaatcaaaagttgttcgcgttcaaaaattgtaatttttcgaatttttgaaagttccactgcgtttatctcaaaaactatgcatcctacgaaaaaacttgtaagaacattttttgcttagaattatccaagaaatacaaaaaaatgttttattttgcgaaaaatcgatgttatgtaattcctcaagttctttgtttataacaatcttatcgacatccggatcaactgttactcaaaaaaatcgtgttctacgggtcaaaaaatacataaaaatcttgggtaagtccatctaaataaaggagcccgtagcaccccctcctggccacaggactaatttgtttataagccaaaaaattgtttataactttaatacattgctgaggctgcttaaacaatccgatttcaattatataaagtgtattagataggtggagtgcttctttatatgtaaaaaaattgacaaatctttgtatgttctagtttttgttgtgcaagattttaaaaaattttaattttttaaaaaaagtttagattgcaaaattattattcaaaatctagtaagtcaattttaatgaaatttggtgtacggttttagcacattacaaaaattttctaagcgaattaggaaggttccaagtgtaacctaagtaatggaaaatcattgaatagggacaggcttgttttgccccttattttatatttattgctattttgcagcaagggtgataaattaagacatttttaaccaatcgcatctgatagaaaatttaattatctttgttttattcctatacgactttgttccaaaatgaatcgttttaaagttataagcaaaaaaagtagaaaaataacgaagttttttgaaatttttaaatattttattttttttattaatgttccgggcatatttgagaaggagcataaatcaattattattaaagaaattatcacctaactttatccgcaaaaatctgaatgccacctctcacatccacctaaaaacagatccttactagtctatatataattatttatatatttatatctcCAATATACATATTTTATTGTAGGTCTGTTTCTGAAATTTGTAGGTCTATTTTCTGAAATCTGTACATTTTCAAAGTTAAAAGCATTGTTATTTTCTACAGAATGCTTACCTAAGACAGTAGTGTTTAATTGGTTGGTTTTTACACTATGTTTATGCGCAAAAATCCTTCTATGCAAATATTGGTGTGTTTGCCCAATATATGTTTAATTACAGTCTTTAcattttactttataaacaacatCCGACTGCTGATCTTTAGTAACATTGGGTTTAAattgtgaaaaatattttccGAATGTTTTTGACGATTTATGTTCAACATTGATGTCATATTATGCCAACATTTGTTCTGATTGACATAaaaaggaaataataatatttaacttTCTGACATCCAGTATTTCTGCTCACCATGTTAACCCGTTATCGTCAACAACAGAGTTGTGTTGTTATTCTTAACATTTTTACAAATGGACTTTAAATCCCAAACATATTTGAAGTTGAAGACCTCAAAAGAGTCTTTATTTAGtttctaaataataaataagcTGTTCTGTAAAATACAGTTGCATTACTAAGTCAAGTACCTAACTAAGTACCTAGAGCCATAGACGTCGTATATAATATTTATCTATATTATGAATAACTATTACTATAGTGTGGCATACTTCTAGAATCTTATCTATTAAACTATGTTTAATAGGCatttaaatatttccaaaaatgatatttttgggtttttgaaattaaaaattttgatagaCCAAAAATGTTGTCGGACCATCTTTTCGTCGGACGTTCTATTGCCCTTCTTCCGATTGGCGATGTGTCTTGTTCtattctcattgttctgttttctatgattctttctatgtgttgattttattcttctttttgcctACAAGTTTATTTTCTCTATTTTACATCTTGCTcttatttcctcacttcttactctagCTCTTAGCGTTTGGCTGGTTATTTTTCGTAAAACATTCATTTCTGCTGCTATGTTAAGCTATCCGTCTTTGTTAGGGGTAGTACCAATTAATACCAAAATAAAAGAGCATATTATGTTAAGatagtttggtcatgttcaatatgccaagaggaagaccaaagaagaacTGGGGGAGACGCATAGATATGCAGGCCATGTCGGTGAAAGGAATGGATATTAATATAAACCAAAACCAAAGTAAGAAAGTTGTGAagaaatgtaattagggaagTCGATCCGTCATAGTgataaaggcaaagagaatgacgATAATGATATAATCATTTTTGTGGCCTTTATtcttgttgttaattttagtgtttcatttaaaatatttattggatttCTTATCGCCTTTCTTAGTGGTTATTATTTTGTACAATGAGTAGAAGTTACTTTACAATCACTTCCATAAGAGCTCATTTGTTATTTGGTTTGCACCTGGTAATTTATCGATTTCttgttttacatatttttgaGATATGTCGGATTTTCTCTTTATATTGGGCGTTTTTGTAAGATGATGAGCTCAAAACACTAGTGAAAAAcgaagtaaaataaaataaattattgggGATTTCAATACCAGTATGGGAGACGAAGTCATTCAttctctctttgccttatccctatgcggggtcggcttccctaattgcatttctccacacaattctatcttgggtcatatcaacgTTAATCCCCTTTATCAACATGTCTTGCCTTATCGCCTccctccaggtcttctttggtcttcctctcctactccttccaggaatctgcacttcaggtattcttcgtattgggtgattaacgtctcgacgttgaacatgaccaaaccatcttaacctatgctctctcattgtggcatcaattggtgccacacctagacttcccctaatatactcatttctaattttatccttctttgtcactccactcattcatctaagcattctcatttccgccacatgcattcgttgttcctctttcttcttcactgcccaacattcagttccgtacatcatagccggtcttatggctgttttatagaattttcccttcagcttcattggaatttttctgtcacacaacacaccactcgcttctttccacttcatctatccagccctaattctgctgcatgcatctccatctatttctccattactctgtaataccgatctcaggtactta from Diabrotica virgifera virgifera chromosome 3, PGI_DIABVI_V3a harbors:
- the LOC126882760 gene encoding uncharacterized protein LOC126882760, with product MMHDLTTETKNLTTEVKEIKNEQRKYWEELNDLKTELEKVKQENQTKHKEKEEMKKELNDMKIRVQRLEKERKVNNVVIQGLPIDTIDRNALKQTVGNFMEKEMNINVQIEEVIKLGEKTCLVKLQNKFEKEKIMQNKAKLKHIKGNKAHVSKDGKVRWRCIKKECQQKVYTKEGDENYVILKKASVEHNYAPDIHVDWQIFSNSAKRKAVEDICERPLKIVHKELRKENFSNLPLTTKDIPCVRRNIYAARRKSTP